The following are encoded in a window of Armatimonas rosea genomic DNA:
- a CDS encoding protein kinase domain-containing protein: protein MAESTILSMFESPSTVETPTPGSTVWLARDPVMQRPVLLKRLATTGNRSRLTEALTLDHPAIAHTRRWLLDDNQIYVVRDVARGKNLRQRLSAQGGRPDIETLRSLLLPVLEGLEYAHGRQLPHGGLSYENILVADDGSVMLTDFGATDPAAPHHRAVYNGALTVENDIQAMAKLVAALLPTTGPFATPTVRSRIEGITLRCESIAALREVLSSLEKLATAPVSRPTATAVATVASQTPGGAGVPAPLFGDLPRTIAPAITEQNTPTPTKGVAKLVCSQPDRPLVPQGGGGLLSIEAKNDGDATLLIRMVATQHAWLNVRPTNLPLVLPPGASIKIGFVVSAARLAGGEYRSAVYLSSNAPGPNAEDLRTGWWKHSFEVRVMVGGGGGSWRGY from the coding sequence ATGGCAGAGAGTACCATTCTCAGTATGTTTGAGAGCCCCAGCACCGTGGAGACCCCGACACCAGGGAGCACGGTCTGGCTCGCCCGCGACCCCGTCATGCAGCGCCCGGTCTTGCTCAAGCGCCTCGCCACCACGGGAAACCGCTCCCGCCTGACCGAGGCCCTCACCCTCGACCACCCCGCGATCGCCCACACCCGGCGCTGGCTCCTCGACGACAACCAGATCTACGTGGTGCGCGATGTGGCACGCGGTAAGAACCTGCGCCAGCGCCTCTCCGCTCAGGGGGGACGTCCCGATATCGAGACGCTCCGGAGCCTCCTGCTGCCGGTCCTCGAGGGGCTGGAGTACGCCCACGGCCGCCAGCTCCCCCACGGTGGGCTCTCCTACGAGAATATCCTGGTCGCCGACGATGGCTCGGTGATGCTCACGGACTTTGGGGCGACCGATCCCGCCGCTCCCCACCACCGCGCGGTCTACAACGGAGCCCTCACGGTGGAGAACGATATCCAGGCGATGGCCAAGCTCGTTGCGGCGCTCCTGCCCACCACCGGCCCCTTCGCCACCCCAACTGTCCGTAGCCGTATCGAGGGAATCACCCTGCGCTGTGAGAGTATCGCCGCCCTGCGCGAGGTGCTCTCTAGCCTGGAGAAGCTCGCCACGGCCCCGGTCTCACGCCCCACCGCCACCGCCGTGGCAACGGTCGCCTCCCAGACTCCGGGCGGTGCCGGGGTACCTGCTCCGCTCTTTGGTGACCTGCCCCGCACGATCGCACCGGCCATCACGGAGCAGAACACTCCCACGCCCACCAAGGGAGTCGCCAAGCTGGTCTGTAGCCAGCCGGATCGCCCGCTGGTTCCCCAAGGCGGCGGGGGCCTGCTCTCCATCGAGGCCAAGAACGACGGCGATGCGACCCTGCTGATCCGCATGGTCGCCACCCAGCACGCCTGGCTCAATGTTCGCCCCACCAACCTCCCCTTGGTCCTTCCTCCCGGTGCCAGTATCAAGATCGGCTTCGTGGTCTCCGCCGCGCGCCTCGCCGGGGGAGAGTACCGCAGCGCGGTCTATCTCTCGTCGAACGCCCCGGGCCCCAACGCCGAGGACCTGCGCACGGGCTGGTGGAAGCACAGCTTCGAGGTCCGTGTGATGGTCGGCGGCGGTGGCGGGAGCTGGCGCGGCTACTAA
- a CDS encoding PQQ-binding-like beta-propeller repeat protein, whose product MTSNETDFPADLRTLVLSPADYLAGGTKTLRFHLTNSDPQTALYVKLSGTADWLSLAPQETALAPGEKQAIAVTVRVDAARTQLQAGGPPAAPITLLSQRLGGAGSSPLPTMSAMVYVRLPVAICPSCERTLDADLSDGASIPAFCPFCFERLRPCPICSTPNTWRAQQCIADSSHIVRGNADWPVLGGDSGHTGSRDLNSLGLTTVREGANVALTRRWSYPSVPPSRAENVLFWSAPAAAYGMVAAAAATAEGDAHIYAFQSDTGAPLWDPYPLADPVYPERGGVTIHEGQLYAATVEGLLICADALRGTRLWERTLEGKVYGAPVASTPEGPLLVPLVTPNGGGLAQIGLAQGTGVSLTPLEGPVMTAPAYADGRVLVHDDSGVLSCLALETGQLLWRANGLGQFQAAPLVYEGKVYSATNTGKVFAHELQTGKELWQVEVTSAVLAGTPACDGSLLYLPGEDGIHLVSAALGRAVRRYPTRRPVRSSPVVLAGALLFGVTDGDVYGAAPGRTMERLYETGTIGSQIIAAPALADGAVFLTSTNGVLYSLSLG is encoded by the coding sequence GTGACTTCCAACGAAACCGATTTTCCCGCAGACCTGAGAACCCTGGTTCTCTCTCCCGCAGACTACCTTGCCGGTGGCACAAAGACGCTACGTTTTCACTTGACGAATAGTGATCCGCAGACGGCGCTCTATGTCAAGCTCTCCGGCACGGCAGACTGGCTTAGCCTCGCGCCTCAGGAGACCGCACTTGCGCCGGGCGAGAAGCAGGCGATTGCGGTGACCGTGCGGGTAGACGCTGCACGCACGCAGCTCCAGGCAGGAGGCCCACCCGCCGCCCCCATCACCCTCCTGAGCCAGCGCCTCGGCGGCGCGGGCTCGTCGCCGCTACCGACCATGAGCGCCATGGTCTATGTCCGGCTCCCCGTGGCGATCTGCCCATCGTGCGAGCGCACCCTCGATGCAGACCTGAGCGATGGGGCCAGTATCCCCGCCTTCTGCCCGTTCTGTTTCGAGCGCCTGCGCCCCTGCCCGATCTGCTCCACCCCCAATACCTGGCGTGCCCAGCAGTGCATCGCGGACTCGTCGCATATTGTCCGTGGCAACGCCGACTGGCCCGTGCTGGGCGGCGACTCCGGCCACACGGGCTCTCGCGACCTCAATAGCCTGGGGCTCACCACCGTGCGCGAGGGGGCGAATGTCGCGCTCACCCGCCGCTGGTCGTACCCGTCGGTGCCGCCTAGCCGCGCCGAGAATGTCCTCTTCTGGAGCGCTCCCGCCGCCGCCTATGGGATGGTCGCCGCGGCGGCCGCAACCGCGGAGGGGGATGCCCATATCTACGCCTTCCAGAGCGACACCGGTGCCCCGCTCTGGGACCCGTACCCCCTCGCGGACCCGGTCTACCCCGAGCGCGGTGGGGTCACGATCCACGAGGGCCAGCTCTACGCGGCGACGGTCGAGGGGCTCTTGATCTGTGCCGATGCGCTCCGTGGGACCCGCCTGTGGGAGCGCACGCTGGAGGGCAAGGTCTACGGTGCGCCCGTTGCCTCCACGCCCGAAGGCCCGCTCCTGGTTCCCTTGGTCACTCCCAACGGCGGTGGCCTCGCCCAGATCGGCCTGGCGCAGGGGACGGGTGTGAGCCTCACTCCGCTTGAGGGGCCGGTGATGACCGCTCCTGCCTATGCCGATGGCCGGGTACTGGTCCACGACGACAGCGGGGTGCTGAGCTGTCTTGCCCTGGAGACGGGCCAGCTGCTCTGGCGTGCCAATGGGCTGGGACAGTTCCAGGCCGCCCCTCTGGTCTACGAAGGCAAGGTCTACTCCGCCACCAACACCGGCAAGGTCTTCGCCCACGAGCTCCAGACCGGCAAGGAGCTCTGGCAGGTCGAGGTCACCAGTGCCGTACTCGCGGGAACTCCTGCCTGCGACGGTAGCTTGCTCTACCTACCGGGCGAGGATGGGATTCATCTGGTGAGCGCTGCGCTCGGCCGCGCGGTCCGCCGCTACCCCACCCGCCGCCCCGTGCGCTCGTCGCCGGTGGTCCTGGCCGGTGCGCTTCTCTTTGGGGTCACGGATGGCGATGTCTACGGCGCTGCGCCGGGCCGAACCATGGAGCGCCTCTACGAGACCGGGACCATTGGCTCCCAGATTATCGCCGCGCCCGCGCTGGCCGACGGTGCAGTTTTTCTCACCTCCACCAACGGTGTCCTCTACAGCCTGTCGCTTGGCTAG